From a single Shewanella denitrificans OS217 genomic region:
- a CDS encoding ShlB/FhaC/HecB family hemolysin secretion/activation protein codes for MSKGPLAITLLSVSICMPSPHALSEQALQPQLADNNAGSTAKTKVTNIVVIAHPIFDLSDPDSFFIHRWANQLHINSRESTIKHKLTFIEGDSLTEKEIEEAQRLLRYESFIRDATITVAQKDPSSDTKANDTLVVETWDNWSLLPTMNLSQHGGDTRYSFGIKEDNLLGYGIKTRMSYQSNEDRSGYKFAFEAPFNYIKHATIGAEFSDNSDGQTTHLLFDKPFYKLSSQYRYGAEYLDDLRIDTLRQNGVDTGEFEHEVNYANLSFGLLIDKQSDELSRFTLGITQDKHQFSPSLDSLFPATPLPQDRDFLYPWIGYEYLQDDFTVLNNVYLINKNEDFNLGWHHRVRLGFEVNDVDGSALGYHLLASSSRGYRADDHLLLLSIDGKGTWSTNQADFFNLGLQAEYFYQFDPKWTGYAKARIATSKNNYIDMPFALGDETGVRGYANDYQHGDNQWSATSELRYYPNINLYQLAELGWAAFVDVGQASGGNDINNEAKGVIGSVGIGARIYSSKSSYGNVAHIDLTVPFTDGQEVNAWEWRLQVKSHF; via the coding sequence ATGTCGAAAGGCCCTTTGGCAATAACCTTGCTTAGTGTATCAATTTGCATGCCAAGCCCTCACGCCCTAAGCGAACAAGCGCTGCAGCCACAACTTGCCGACAATAATGCTGGATCCACGGCCAAGACTAAGGTCACAAATATTGTCGTTATCGCTCATCCCATTTTTGACCTGTCCGATCCTGACAGTTTTTTTATTCATCGCTGGGCAAATCAACTGCATATCAATAGCCGTGAAAGCACGATTAAGCATAAGCTTACCTTCATCGAGGGAGACAGCCTCACAGAAAAAGAAATAGAAGAAGCCCAGCGGCTACTACGCTATGAGTCTTTTATACGTGACGCTACTATTACCGTCGCCCAAAAGGATCCCTCATCTGACACTAAAGCCAATGACACCTTAGTAGTTGAAACTTGGGATAATTGGTCATTATTACCTACGATGAATCTTAGCCAACATGGTGGCGATACCCGTTACTCTTTCGGTATAAAAGAAGACAACTTATTGGGCTATGGCATTAAAACTCGCATGAGTTATCAATCAAATGAAGACAGAAGCGGTTATAAATTTGCCTTCGAAGCCCCCTTTAATTATATAAAGCACGCGACTATTGGCGCTGAGTTTTCCGATAATAGTGACGGGCAAACCACACATTTATTATTCGACAAACCCTTCTATAAACTGAGCAGCCAGTATCGCTATGGCGCTGAATACTTAGATGATCTTCGCATCGACACCCTAAGGCAGAACGGAGTAGATACTGGGGAGTTTGAGCATGAAGTCAATTATGCCAACCTGAGTTTTGGCCTTTTAATCGACAAGCAAAGCGATGAGCTATCTCGCTTCACACTCGGTATCACTCAAGATAAACATCAGTTTTCACCGAGTTTAGATAGCCTATTCCCAGCGACCCCATTACCCCAAGACAGAGACTTTTTATACCCTTGGATTGGCTACGAATATCTGCAAGATGATTTCACCGTGTTAAACAATGTATACCTTATTAATAAAAATGAAGATTTCAATCTAGGATGGCATCATAGAGTACGTCTAGGTTTTGAAGTCAATGATGTGGATGGCAGTGCACTTGGCTACCACTTGTTGGCTTCTAGTAGCAGAGGCTACCGAGCCGATGATCATTTATTGCTCTTGTCTATCGATGGCAAAGGGACTTGGTCGACCAATCAGGCAGACTTTTTTAATCTAGGACTACAAGCAGAATATTTTTACCAGTTTGATCCAAAATGGACCGGCTATGCAAAAGCCCGTATTGCCACCTCGAAAAATAATTATATCGATATGCCTTTTGCCCTAGGAGACGAAACCGGTGTAAGAGGTTATGCCAATGATTATCAACATGGTGATAATCAGTGGTCGGCCACCAGTGAATTGCGCTATTACCCTAATATCAATTTATACCAATTAGCCGAACTAGGTTGGGCGGCCTTTGTAGATGTAGGCCAAGCCAGTGGCGGCAACGATATCAATAATGAGGCGAAAGGCGTCATTGGCAGTGTGGGGATAGGCGCACGGATTTATTCATCTAAATCCAGTTATGGCAATGTGGCCCATATTGATTTAACCGTGCCTTTTACCGACGGTCAGGAAGTGAATGCGTGGGAATGGCGTTTACAGGTTAAAAGCCACTTTTAA
- a CDS encoding universal stress protein — protein MALEWLSNKSKQGEVMERVFIIAAKPEASVDVLELGLSIAKSLGMVAEVFDYLYEQFNGDEKYNPRLAGVAKHDMLAEAKNRHTQSLEKLGAVSTPLTIEWGSHLAEHAISRASPADYHLMIKAVHPVQRFMPTDWHLIRNARIPLLLVTEKPLKNSNITLVSLNLDDPNGDEKNFSLVAQGHKLAKATDTELHLVFVKKVSTVMRDLDLSSPQAELDAAHAKYDQRLQSFGVATEALHLMVGDPKLCLIDLSCKLKSAYLVVGTEQRKGLMGLMIGNTAEAILEHIHSNVLVVPSKGEPLPI, from the coding sequence ATGGCTTTAGAGTGGCTTTCAAATAAATCCAAGCAGGGGGAAGTGATGGAAAGGGTGTTTATCATAGCGGCAAAACCAGAGGCCAGTGTCGATGTACTCGAACTTGGATTAAGTATCGCCAAATCCTTAGGGATGGTGGCAGAGGTGTTCGACTACCTTTATGAGCAATTTAATGGTGATGAGAAATATAATCCTAGGCTCGCCGGCGTCGCTAAACACGATATGTTAGCGGAAGCTAAAAACCGTCACACTCAATCCTTAGAAAAACTCGGCGCAGTGTCAACGCCATTGACCATAGAATGGGGCAGTCATCTTGCAGAGCATGCTATCTCCAGAGCCTCACCTGCGGATTACCATTTAATGATTAAAGCCGTGCATCCGGTACAGAGATTTATGCCTACTGACTGGCATCTAATACGTAATGCACGTATACCTTTGCTGCTTGTTACGGAGAAGCCGCTCAAGAATAGTAATATTACCTTAGTGAGCCTTAATCTGGATGATCCTAATGGTGATGAGAAAAACTTCTCATTGGTTGCACAAGGGCATAAATTAGCCAAAGCAACTGACACCGAACTGCATCTGGTGTTTGTTAAAAAAGTCTCAACCGTGATGAGAGATCTCGATCTTAGTTCACCTCAAGCCGAACTTGATGCGGCTCATGCAAAATACGATCAACGTTTGCAAAGTTTTGGCGTCGCAACAGAAGCACTGCATCTAATGGTCGGGGATCCAAAATTGTGTTTGATTGACCTGTCGTGCAAGCTTAAGAGTGCGTATTTAGTGGTAGGTACTGAGCAGCGCAAAGGCTTGATGGGATTGATGATAGGCAATACCGCCGAGGCGATTTTAGAGCATATTCATTCTAACGTTTTAGTGGTCCCCAGTAAGGGTGAGCCTTTACCTATTTAA
- a CDS encoding Crp/Fnr family transcriptional regulator — MLANQNVRARVQNHQLFSSLNEAQLAKIFATASLLHIKPEQMLFHQGELASRFYFVLAGTLQLFRTNVQGQMKVIEVVRSGCTFAEALMFNKQTRFPVSAQSVSECALVSFDSETYLQLLKHNPDACIAIMADLSVRIRKHINEVEMVSLQNAQHRLLLFLLRKMTVVGDNQGEITLDIPKRLLASRLSIQPETFSRLIKKMSQTGLIAESHGVIRIPDVALLYASTDISITQPTFNQQGPSSAIPLVCN; from the coding sequence ATGTTAGCGAATCAAAATGTGAGAGCTAGGGTGCAAAATCACCAGCTCTTTTCTTCACTGAATGAGGCTCAGCTAGCTAAAATTTTTGCTACTGCTAGTCTTCTGCATATCAAGCCTGAACAAATGCTGTTTCATCAAGGTGAGTTAGCAAGCCGTTTTTATTTTGTCTTGGCTGGAACCCTACAGCTGTTTCGAACTAATGTTCAAGGACAAATGAAGGTTATCGAGGTGGTGCGTAGCGGTTGCACATTTGCAGAAGCACTCATGTTTAATAAGCAAACTCGCTTTCCTGTATCGGCTCAATCTGTGTCTGAGTGTGCTCTCGTAAGTTTTGATAGCGAGACTTATTTGCAGTTACTGAAACACAATCCCGATGCTTGCATCGCCATTATGGCTGATTTAAGTGTACGTATCCGTAAGCACATTAATGAAGTCGAAATGGTGTCGTTGCAGAATGCTCAGCATAGGTTATTGCTATTTTTACTCCGAAAGATGACCGTAGTTGGAGATAACCAAGGCGAAATTACTTTGGATATTCCTAAACGTTTACTGGCATCCCGTCTTTCTATTCAGCCTGAGACTTTCTCACGTTTGATTAAAAAAATGTCTCAAACTGGGCTCATTGCTGAGTCGCATGGGGTTATTCGTATTCCTGATGTGGCACTGCTTTATGCCAGCACAGATATTTCAATAACCCAGCCGACTTTCAATCAACAAGGGCCGAGCAGTGCTATTCCCCTAGTCTGCAATTAA
- a CDS encoding IS110-like element ISSde4 family transposase: MKITTVGLDIAKSVFHFVGVNKAGKLVKKKMIKRKDLLHFLAQIEPCLVVMEACGGANYWAREFEKVGHQVKLIAPQYVVPYRQGNKNDYNDALAIAEAAQRPNMRFVQPKPAEQQDIQMLHRMRERLSKQSTALVNQVRGMLAEYGIVITKGKASFRSKLPDILENADNELTAKGRSIFYQLYEEFNGIEERLKRCDNQVQQETKNNHVCQRLESVPGIGPVTATAFYAAVGEGKDFTNGRHFSAWCGLVPKQHSSGGKDNLLGISKRGNAYLRTLFIHGARAVLYHSDGKGDRFSRWAIALAERRGFNRACVAVANKLARIAWVIAAREDEYRMAV, encoded by the coding sequence ATGAAGATTACTACAGTTGGTTTAGATATCGCAAAGTCTGTTTTTCATTTTGTTGGTGTAAACAAAGCGGGAAAACTAGTCAAAAAGAAGATGATAAAGCGTAAAGACTTGCTCCACTTTCTTGCTCAGATAGAGCCCTGCCTGGTCGTCATGGAAGCCTGTGGTGGAGCAAATTACTGGGCAAGGGAATTTGAGAAAGTAGGCCATCAAGTCAAATTAATAGCACCTCAGTATGTTGTTCCCTACAGGCAGGGAAATAAAAATGACTATAACGATGCACTTGCTATAGCGGAAGCAGCCCAAAGACCTAACATGCGCTTTGTACAACCTAAGCCCGCAGAGCAACAAGATATTCAGATGTTACACCGAATGAGAGAAAGGCTTAGCAAGCAGTCTACTGCACTGGTTAATCAGGTCAGAGGAATGCTCGCTGAGTACGGGATTGTCATCACAAAAGGAAAAGCGTCTTTTAGGTCAAAACTGCCAGATATTCTAGAAAACGCCGACAATGAGTTAACCGCCAAAGGTAGAAGCATTTTCTATCAACTGTACGAAGAGTTTAACGGTATCGAGGAGCGGCTTAAACGCTGTGACAATCAGGTGCAGCAAGAGACGAAGAACAATCATGTATGTCAGCGTTTAGAAAGTGTACCAGGTATCGGTCCTGTAACAGCAACTGCATTTTATGCCGCAGTAGGAGAAGGCAAAGACTTTACTAATGGCAGGCATTTTTCTGCATGGTGCGGCCTAGTGCCAAAACAGCACAGCAGTGGCGGTAAAGATAATTTGCTGGGGATCAGTAAACGCGGCAATGCTTATCTTCGAACTTTATTTATCCATGGAGCAAGAGCTGTCCTTTACCATAGTGATGGTAAAGGAGATAGATTTAGTCGCTGGGCAATAGCACTTGCAGAAAGGCGAGGATTTAACAGAGCTTGCGTTGCAGTGGCTAACAAGCTAGCGCGAATAGCATGGGTCATTGCAGCAAGAGAGGATGAATATCGGATGGCAGTATAA